The following are encoded in a window of Gopherus flavomarginatus isolate rGopFla2 chromosome 10, rGopFla2.mat.asm, whole genome shotgun sequence genomic DNA:
- the C10H2orf69 gene encoding mitochondrial protein C2orf69 homolog has product MSRRSRCSPAASSALRGLVGSAFLCLARAMSLCRAPPSCEAGPSDAGSSPARLSPPWLRLPQVPGADPGRANDLLLLLPPEQPQPPRHHVVYFPGDVQNYRDVMACHPENFQWECWSLENIATILARRFPNSYVWVVKCSRMHLHKFSCYDNFVASNLFGAPEHGSNFGAFTHLHALLVNVFSITQNILLSQKSMYSFNTDETIAVCKSKSVPTTNGCPASERERNWEHFDNSAMSFGTPSAIGETSFTLIGFSKGCVVLNQLLYELKEAKKDKNTDAFIKNIRAFYWLDGGHSGGSNTWVTDPEVLKEFAETGIAVHAHVTPYQVFDTMRSWIGKEHKKFLQILEEFGVQVNKLLHFADEVPSLDNHFRVHEVF; this is encoded by the exons ATGAGCAGGCGCTCGCGCTGCTCGCCCGCCGCCAGCTCGGCGCTGAGGGGACTGGTCGGCTCGGCTTTCCTCTGCCTGGCCCGGGCCATGAGCCTGTGCCGAGCCCCGCCGAGCTGCGAGGCGGGGCCCTCGGACGCCGGCTCCTCCCCCGCCCGCCTGAGCCCCCCTTGGCTGCGGCTGCCGCAGGTGCCGGGCGCCGACCCCGGCAGAGCCAACgacctgttgctgctgctgccgccggaGCAGCCGCAGCCGCCTCGGCATCATGTCGTCTATTTCCCGGGGGACGTGCAG AACTATCGTGACGTTATGGCCTGCCATCCAGAAAACTTTCAATGGGAGTGCTGGAGTTTAGAAAATATTGCTACTATACTCGCTCGTCGATTCCCTAATAGTTATGTTTGGGTTGTAAAATGTTCCCGTATGCATCTGCACAAattcagctgctatgataattTTGTGGCAAGCAATTTGTTTGGAGCACCAGAACACGGCAGTAACTTTGGAGCTTTCACACACCTTCATGCGTTGCTAGTTAATGTATTCAGTATCACCCAGAACATTTTGCTGTCCCAAAAGAGTATGTATAGTTTCAACACGGATGAAACAATAGCTGTTTGTAAGTCAAAATCTGTTCCTACTACAAATGGCTGTCCagcatcagagagagagagaaattgggaACATTTTGATAATTCTGCTATGAGTTTTGGTACACCATCTGCTATAGGTGAAACATCATTTACTTTGATTGGCTTCAGTAAAGGGTGTGTGGTTTTGAACCAGCTGCTTTATGAGTTAAAAGAAGCTAAAAAGGACAAGAACACAGATGCCTTTATAAAAAATATAAGAGCATTTTACTGGCTGGATGGTGGTCACTCTGGAGGAAGCAATACTTGGGTTACTGACCCTGAAGTGTTAAAAGAATTTGCAGAGACAGGGATTGCAGTTCATGCTCATGTTACACCTTACCAAGTGTTTGATACCATGAGGTCATGGATTGGGAAGGAGCACAAGAAATTTTTGCAGATTCTTGAAGAATTTGGTGTGCAAGTAAATAAATTGCTTCATTTTGCAGATGAAGTCCCTTCTTTAGATAACCACTTCAGAGTTCATGAAGTATTTTGA